Proteins from a genomic interval of Colletotrichum higginsianum IMI 349063 chromosome 6, whole genome shotgun sequence:
- a CDS encoding Ras-2 protein encodes MAGKMVLYKLVVLGDGGVGKTALTIQLCLQHFVETYDPTIEDSYRKQVVIDGQACMLEVLDTAGQEEYTALRDQWIRDGEGFVLVYSISSRSSFSRIKRFHHQIQRVKESCASSPSYPGSPISAASPQAPVPIMLVGNKSDRVTEREVSTQEGHALARELGCEFVEASAKNCINVEKAFYDVVRILRRQRQAASRPQPGGRSSTRPTNGDAGARYDDKEGGDRYRRKVGRREGKSKCVVL; translated from the exons ATGGCGGGAAAAATGGTGCTGTACAAGTTGGTGGTCCTAGGCGACGGTGGCGTGGGGAAGACCGCTTTGACGATCCAGCTCTGCCTGCAACACTTTGTCGAAACC TACGACCCCACGATTGAGGATTCCTACCGCAAGCAAGTCGTCATTGACGGGCAAGCATGCATGCTCGAAGTCCTCGACACCGCCGGCCAAGAAGAGTACACAGCCCTTCGGGATCAATGGATtcgagacggagaaggcttcgtcctcgtctaCAGCATCTCATCACGGTCGTCCTTTTCACGCATTAAGCGGTTTCACCATCAGATCCAGCGAGTCAAGGAATCATGTGCATCCTCACCGTCATACCCGGGCTCCCCAATTTCGGCAGCTAGCCCGCAAGCCCCCGTGCCCATCATGCTCGTCGGCAACAAGAGCGACAGAGTTACCGAGAGGGAAGTGTCAACACAAGAAGGCCACGCCCTGGCCCGCGAGCTCGGCTGCGAGTTCGTCGAGGCGTCGGCCAAGAACTGCATCAATGTCGAGAAGGCTTTTTACGACGTTGTCAGAATACTTCGGAGGCAGCGCCAGGCAGCCTCGCGGCCCCAACCGGGCGGACGGAGCAGCACCCGGCCGaccaacggcgacgccggtGCGAGGtacgacgacaaggagggcggcgatcgTTATCGTCGCAAAGTGGGCAGACGGGAAGGCAAGAGTAAATGCGTCGTCTTGTGA
- a CDS encoding haloacid dehalogenase: MSGIGGDLPNIRSEDLSNLKALTFDVFGTVVDWRTSVVEELVSRARAKLSSTPPPSPALAAEERDGLAVADWGRFAQEWRDSYKRFTLGYVAGETPWKDVDAHHRESLAALLREWGLGRVYGDDEVQEMSLVWHRLRPWADSAPGLRRLGAKFVTSTLSNGNRALLRDLDSSGGLGFGRLLSSEDWEAYKPSPEVYDGAVTALLGEGGRAREVAMVAAHLGDLMAAKGRGMRTVYVERPGEEDWERGGEAFEDARGWVDIWIGEGEGGFEELARRLGA, encoded by the coding sequence ATGTCCGGCATCGGGGGCGATCTCCCTAACATCAGGTCCGAGGACTTGAGCAACCTCAAGGCACTGACCTTTGACGTCTTCGGCACGGTCGTCGACTGGCGCACCTCGgttgtcgaggagctcgtctCCCGCGCGCGGGCGAAGCTCTCCTCGACCCCGCCCCCGTCCCCGGCGCTCGCGGCTGAGGAGAGGGACGGGCTCGCGGTGGCGGACTGGGGCCGGTTCGCGCAGGAGTGGCGGGACTCGTACAAGCGCTTTACGCTGGGCTACGTGGCCGGCGAGACGCCGTGGAAGGACGTCGATGCGCACCACCGCGAGAGCCTCGCGGCGTTGCTGAGAGAGTGGGGGCTGGGCCGGGTGTACGGGGACGATGAGGTGCAGGAGATGAGCCTGGTTTGGCACCGGCTGCGGCCATGGGCGGACTCAGCCCCGGGTCTGCGGCGGCTGGGGGCCAAGTTTGTGACCTCGACGCTGTCGAACGGGAACCGAGCGCTCCTCCGGGACCTGGACTCCTCGGGAGGCCTCGGGTTCGGGAGGTTGTTGTCGAGCGAGGACTGGGAGGCGTACAAACCGAGCCCGGAGGTGTACGACGGCGCGGTGACTGCGCTGCTAGGAGAGGGGGGCAGGGCGAGGGAGGTGGCAATGGTGGCGGCGCACCTGGGGGACTTGATGGCGGCGAAAGGGAGGGGAATGAGGACCGTGTACGTCGAGAGGCccggggaggaggactgggagaggggaggggaggcgtTTGAAGATGCACGGGGGTGGGTTGACATTTGGatcggggagggggagggcgggTTCGAGGAGCTCGCTAGGCGGTTGGGCGCTTGA